DNA sequence from the Malus domestica chromosome 11, GDT2T_hap1 genome:
atccagttacaactacaatgcaatacggtccttctctaatacaatactcttaatcacattgtttaagtgatagtttgtttcatgtctactatccaatgtgatacatatctatatgattcccttgaatatgatttggaacaaacttcctaagtcatattcatatgctttggccaaagactttagaatcatatcttagagtattctccttccaccatggaaggttagagatcccttgttgtgcattcatatgcctacacgactagatagcttgaccccaacaatgccgtggacactccgatggaatgccgttgacataatcaaagatcaaggacctaaccattagacatctatgatgcctcaggtcaaaggactactttgcatattgcaactttagagttcatacatgacatgtatgttcgaactctcttttgatcgttgtttagtgtactcgattactctttcgagcacctatgtgtttgtcttagtgtacaacactaaatgacttgagactagtcatactcacgcttgagtcaacataacacatactaaccttagcggattgtcaatgcccaattggcaatcctatatctaggaacgttttaggaatgaacataagagaatggtctcgataatctaactcacttagatcacttgtctcttagatcaaatacatcccttggattcccttattgcttaaacacatgatacaataaatagtgattaacaataagctttgcccttcattaaacatataaaagtttaatacattaagtattccaaaagctattacatcaaatgagtggctttgtgggcatacttccaacactttCAACTTTgtttgtcttggaggatgcccccggAGGTTGAGGTAAAAACTTTGAGTAGGAAGAGCCcgaagtgatggtggtatagtttgacttcaacacatcgtcaagatctagctcgatgattcctttctgagctagcttcatgatgagatctttcagcacgaagcacttttctgtcggatgactgatgaagcggtggaatttacagtaccttggactgtcggtgcgattcatctcttctggccgtctgcactcaggcaagccgatcaccttcttttccagcaaatcttctaacatggcaaccacatcagagtcggggaatggataagttttctcctcaagctccttcaaagtgcgtctacgcatctcttgatcacgaaaagcttcagcttgaatcgccttgcctcgtgtagggattttgacgggagatgtgttgactgtcattgcttccttggtggatttccacgtagccttctccacctttgtctcaagaactttgtcgttcttgtagtcggcgatcggttccttcttcccatgatgggcgatgctcaactccatgtcatgggcgcgggtggccaattcctcgaaggtccgtggtttaatgccttgaaggatgtattgcaaaccccattgcatgccttggatgcacatctcgattgaagaggtttccgagagcctgtctttacagtcgaggcttagagtgcgccatctgttaatgtagtcaatgactggctcgtccttccactgctttgtgctcgtcagttctagcatgctcacagtgcggcgggtgctgtagaagcggttgaggaattcccgttccaattgctcccagttATTGAtagactcaggctctaggtccgtgtaccactcaaaggcgtttcctttcagcgagcgcacaaactgcttggcgaggtagtctccatCTGTCCCcgcattgttgcaagtttcgacgaaatgtgcaacgtgctgctttgggtttccttttccatcaaactgcatgaactttggtggttgatatcccctcggcatctttagggcatcaatcttctttgaataaggctttgagtacaacccggaggtatttgagctcccttcgtactgtgccttgacggtgctggcgatcatctcctgcagttgctggatagaaagagatctcatgagtgccgctgcttggtctggctccggcttcacatcgatatTCTCCACTGGAGGCTCCTCTTCTGGGTTAGGGTTATCGCCGTCCTatggctccagtcggctgacgagtgcagcgatttgcaagtctttttcttccacagttcgggttagccttgcgattgcttcattcatttgagccagctgctcatcgattgaagttgctccaatggtcatgacttgcatggctgaactgtcgcttgaatcagcatcggagagcatggattcaaagtatttccttgggctttccccccttggtgcccttagtgaggctaaggtgatcaaaggctcgtgccttgggtgcttttgttcccttggcagagttgatgcagaggtgaaagaggcggcagaagtagctcttgccatgcttcgagtcgtgatgcccaaagtgacaccagttgcgacgaTGACGCtctttgttctttgcgccggttgcgggaacagtttgagccttccttgatgccattaattttggaagtgcgcttcaatttcttgaacggagaaagagatgagaggcagagattgtcccactgggcgtgccaatttgtgaacatgaaaatttcctgaaacgaataagacaagaacaacgtgcacaaaataatatttgtgtttgatgattttgggttacaatctctcttaaatttgatcctctgattcgatctccataaggtattgatttgtggatgtttcgttgatccaagggccgtcgaggcttgatcttggatgaactgttggaagtttcttcaaggggtcgtgggcttgatctttgaaggtggatttgagcggatcttcaaggagccgttggggcttgatgttaaggatgagtgtttcttcaagggccgttaagagttgatcttgaataacggtgatgaacaggtcttcaagggcttttggacttgatcttgaagaacagtgatgaacggatcttcaagggtttttgggcttaatcttgaagaacggttggatgtgtggatttgtcgaagttgttgatccaaagggccgttggggcttgatcttggatgaacggatgatgaacgatggtgctttcttcaagggccgtcggggcttgatcttgaattggtggaagttcttcaagggcctttggggcttgatcttgaatttggtggatggttgatccaagggccgtcggggcttgatcttggaagaacgatgaacgaagaacgaagaacactttctgcaagggccgtcggggcttgatcttgaattggtggatgattgttgatccaaagggccgttggggcttgatcttggaagaacgatgaacgaagaacgaagaacactttcttgattcttcgggaacctggatgcttgagagcttcggagttttaaagcttcagagcttcaaggtgtaatatgaattggttccttcaaatgaatgaatcagccttctatttatagaaatttccaaggcttaattttgaatataatattccagatgaaataagtcgtttctgccaggtgttgacacgtgtcctgtttgatgacttttccaacttatttcgattttttgtttagacacacgctacgtgtaaaatttatgtaatacatgagcgttgaaactttgatttatcggtcaacatttatttaccgaaatttcgatgtctacaacactgtttatgaaacttaacgttattacactgtttatgaaacttaatggcgctacattatttatgaaacttaacggtactgcattcttctctctcctctttttgaATTTTCTTGGCACATTCTCACCTTCCAAAcgcattttcttcttcttattttctTCGATACTCATCAAATTTTCTCTgtatctcttcaatttcttatCTTTCTATGCCAATTACTTAATTTTCTTCCATTGTCTGCCCATTTGTGGCTTTCTCTTCTCATCCACCTACAATCTCACCTTCTCCCTCtgcaaaataattttaaaaaaatgcaaatgaaaTCAATAAAATCGAATACACTCACGAATATGAGCCTAGATCGTACCCCCGCTTCATGTCCTTCAAATACAGAAGCATCTCAAGTCTTCAATCATTTCAATATGTATGTGtacttaaaaaccctaaattttggTTACTATACAATTTCTAAAGAATCTCATGGCGCAAGTAGGATTGTGGATAAAAATTGCTGGAAACATCGCATTCGTCTCAATGGTGCATCATGTAAATCAAAATTGTGTGTATAAAAGGTATTGGCTTGGTAAATAAAGTTGCACAATGTACTCTTCAATGCTTCATATgtctataatatataatatgtgGTAGGGTGTTCATGTATATATAGTACAAATATATAGAGGTGTGTGCTTTATAGATATTGGAGTAGCCAAGATTGGAGTTGCTTCGCAAGGCAATTTTTGGACCCCAATTAATGAGTACTAGAAAAAGTAGTTGGAAGATGCAACGGCAAAGGAGACTGCACGCGCGTTTGATAaggttttttctctctctctctttctctccctccctctctctctttctctccctccctctctcttgttcttattattaaataaagttataagaTGGCTTTTGcttaaaattaaaagttttagagccctttcattagttttcctaaaatctTAGGCCATAAGTATTTAAGGAAAAAAACAATTTCTGGGTTATGACTTAAAATTTTCTAACTTAAAATTTTATGCTTTGTCTCTAAGCTTTGGAGATGATTTTAGCAGCGCATTCTCAATAAAGTAGATGATTTTGAAATGAGTAATTTTAAGTAGACTAAATATTCAAATTCGATAATACGtaacaataagaaataaacacatAAATAACACTTAaatataattcaatcatcaactgtatcttttgtttactaattTTGTTCCGTAGCATTTACCTTTCGCGATACTTGGCTTACTCGCACCTCTGTCGCCACGCTTGCTTCGTCACCGTTTTCCCGACCTTCTCTTCCTCCCGCGCCTTTTCTTCTCAGTCACAGCGGCCAAGTAATCAAGTTCGCGTCGAGCTCCCCCAAAATATCGTATAGTCGTGTATGTAAGTGTTCTTCTTTCatgaatacatatatatatacacacacacacacactcacacatatatgtatacgtATATCTGTAGAGTTGATGTTTCCTATTGTCTGCTATCCACCAATCGTTTTCATAGGCTCCTTGAAATTGAAATTCTTGGTTGTGCATGCCTTTGCCAGTTAAGAAGGCGCTGGCGCGCTGGCCGTTTTTCTTGATTGGTTTTGGTTTCTTGGCCGCGTTGCACACCAGGTGTTTGTTAAAACGTCTGAATATGGTATTGCTCCATTGCATAATCACTTGCCCTATCCAGCTTAATCTCTAGTCATGAAGGGCTAAATGTTATAGGTTTAACGAAACAATTTCGTTTACTTGCCGATGTTATTATACCGTTCATACTAAATGTCAGAAAACCCTTCATACCTATATTCATATTTGTATTTTACTAATATTAATGTAGGATTCTGAACATTTAATACTAAGATTATTACATCAATGAGGTTgccttttaataaaaagaaaattcttagacaaaaaaaaggaaaaagaaaacattaCGTGAATGAGGTTGTGCATAACCCACATGCCTAGAATATAGTTTCTAAGAAAAATAGTTTCAGTCAAAATTGACCGTTGCTCTATAATTACCATCTCTACTGCTCGTGTTGTATACATTCTCTCTAATTTAGGTGGGTATGTGAATCCCATATCTATTAGAGAGATCGTAATGAAGATGGTCGGTTGAGATGGGAAAGAAATAGGACTTTTTACGATGTTAGAGAGTAGGTGGATAATGTGTGGGGAGAGTTTGGATTTGGGCTTACTTTATGCACTTTGGATTATTCTTTTTCAGTCTGGAGTTTCTTAATGTATTGTACTAGTAGTTTTGTTGCGAGTTTCTTTTtatccaaaagaaaaagaactgGTACAATGCTCTCTTGCATTGGATATGGCTTCTTGATTTACTACCTGACTAGACAGAGTGTTGGGGTTCTCTGCGATAGCTCTTATGTATACATTTCTTAGATTGTTTTTATTCTACTCACGTAGGTGTGCTCGATGAGCTACTATGAGCAGTGGCGTGATCCAAGAAGCCGCTAACCAGTGCCCAACTTTTTGTTATTGAAATATACAAATGATCTGCTATGAGGTGCTCCCCTCAGCTATTTCTATGTCTCCATTAAATATGATTTGCTAAGTTAAATTTCAGTAACCTCTGAGTCTCTTAACTCAATTCTACTACCATTATGCCCCAATTGCACATAGAGGGTCATTACAGCTGTTCTATATAAACCAGACGAGGAAATGAAACTAATTCAAACCTCTTCCCATGAAGCCGAAAACCCAATAGAGCTCTCTCTGAGACAAGCCTTTGAACTTCTTGAACCAAAACTGAGGCCCCCTTTTGCATTAACAATTCCAAACCCACAAGAATACTTGTTGCTCAACAAAGCGATCCTTTATGGTGTGTTATGTGAAAGCCATGTTGGAAAAACACATATGAAGCACTTACATGCTATTGTCACTGATGGGTATTTCTGGTTTGTTAGCTTGCTAGTCAAGGTCGTGAATGAACTGTATGTGAAACTTCTTGAACCGGTGAAGTCTCAATTAATTTGGGTTACCAAGGagttgatcaatgttctagCGGTAGGTGTTGATGGTTTGTTGGTTTGCTTGTTGAGGCAAATTATTGGAGGGGATTATAGTGATGGAAATCTGTGGCTTTGCTTTGAGATGGTGAGCATTTTTATGACCAAATGGGATTGTTTGTTAGAAGTAGAACCGATGATTTTGACTAGTGGATTGTATACATATCTTCGGTTATTAGCTGATCACTGTAGGTTGTTAAGCAATCCAAAATTAGAGGCATTAAAGCAATTGGAGGTCGATTTTTGCATTAAAGTTTTTAAGGAGAAGTTTCCTTTGTGTTTGAAGATTGGCAGGGATCTTGTTCGACTTCTACAAGATTTGGTTCATTTACCCAAGTTTAGAACAATATGGAAGGATTTGGTATTGAATCGCGGCGAATTTAAAGCTCAGGGATTTTCAGGTATTCCACAACTCTATAACACAAGGACTCCAAGCGAGTATATGTTACTTCGGATTACTCCAGAAATGGAGGCCCATTTACGATTTTTGTTCACTCATGTGAAGTTGGGAAACCAGAAGCGTCATCAGGCATGGTTTTCCAAGAAGTTTCTATTTGAACCAAACAGAGAGACTCTCATAATTGACATTGTTCGCTTTATATGTTGTGCTTACCACCCAACCAATGAAATCATTCAGTCAGATGTCATTCCAAGATGGGCTATTATGGGTTGGCTTTTCAAATCTTGCACAAAGAATTATGTTGAAGCGAATGTGAAACTAGCTCTACTTTATGATTGGCTCTTTTTCAAGGAAAGAGCAGACAATATTATGGATATTGAACCAGCAATGTTATTAATGGTCTATTCTATACCCAGATACATTGATGTAACTCACACtattcttgaatttttgttcCTTCTTATGGACAACTATGATGTGGAACATTACGATATCTTAGCTAAAGGTGTGTCATCTTCTTTTAGTGTACTTGTTAAGAGAGGAGTGATTCGTTCACTTGATGTCTTGACCTCTTGTGATGCATTGTCTCCTATATTGAAAGAAAGGCTTGGTAGGTTTTTGTCAGGTAGGAAATTTGAAATCTCTAAAGAGTTGCAACAAGCTTGCCGTCCTGCTGATTTTGTGAGTTTGAACTCTTCATGTATGGAAACTCCATTACCATTAACAGAATGGCAACCAAAATGTAGCCAAGGAGACAAATTTGGTACCAAATCAGCTGAAACTAAAGTTATGATATCAGATGATGCAGCTTCTTCCCATAGTCCATTAGTAGTGGCCAGGGAAGGCCAAGTTCATGATATAGACAATATGATTCATAATCTTGGAGAagcaattaaaaattcaaatccaatggcTCTTCGTACTTTGGAAGAACTGTTACTTTTATTTGTGAGTTTTGATGGCCAAGGACCAGAGAGTGGCTTCATTCTGCCTGATGTTTTATcttctaaaataaaaaagttgtaTGAATTGAGTGGGTCCAAATTATTTTCTCCTCTCAAATTTCATCCAGATAGTCCTGAAAACAGTGATGAAGTTGGGTCTGCCACATCCTTAATTATCCGTATGTTTGTTCTTTCTCAACATCAAAATATGCAAGCTATGCTTCTATTTTGGTTAAAGAATGGTTTTCCAGTTGGAGCAAGGTTATTATTGTATGCATCAAGACTAGCTTATGAGGCACGCATGGTGGGTTTTTTTGGAGATGCCATGGTTGACGTTAATTCTATTACTCCAAGTGATTCAGGCATCCGTCTGCTGCTATATCATGTCAATGGGTACTTTTCTTTTTTGCATGGTAGAACTGAAAACTCATATGAAACCATTGAGTCTATTTCTAAAGCGGAAAAGAAGTTAGTTGCAATGTTAGTCGATGGTGCCTTTGCTGCCTACAAATGCTTCCTTGTGTATTCAAGAACTGCCTTATTCAAGGATGCTGAAAATTCTTTGCCGCAGCTCCTTTTTTCTGACATAATGACTTGTTCTGTGTGGGAGAGGAAGCGATTAAAATTCTTGTTTTCCAGTGTCTATTGTCATCTTTCTGATATGTCCATTGGTGAGGAAGGCATCATCAAGCTACTTGTTGGTCAATTAGATCATGCTGATCTTGTTAATATACAGATTGAGATTGGCTTGAAAAGATTTTccatttttggtgagaatactGAAACAGTTTTCTGCTTAATGAAGAATTCCCTTAATTGGGGTTGTatggaacaacataaattctGGGGCTTGATTAGATCAGAGCTAGCGGTTTCCACGGTGGAAGTGCAGGGACTACTTTCAAAGTTTTTCTGGTTGGAGAAATTAGATGCAAATGCGAGTGCCATTGCGGTTGAAGGTCTTCTTACACTCTGTAGTTGCTGCCCACCCACGCCTGAGCTTGTTGGGGCTCTCATGTTATTACCTAACAGTGTCTTTCAGGATTTTGCTTCTGCTGTTATGGCTAAATGGGCTGTATCTAATGGCGCCATGCTATTTGAAAGCTTGGCTGAGTTTTCAGAAAAAGTTGAGAGCAAAAATGGGGATCTCGTCATTCATGATTCAGCAGGAATGTTAAACCGTTCTGCCATTTTGTGGTTATTGAAGTATTTTAATGGGAGTGACACTGATATTTCTGGCAACTTATCCTTAAAAACTATGTGCAAAAATGCAATGCGACAAGTATGATGGGTTATGTAATGCGTTTCATTGGAAGGTAAGCTGTTCAGGCTTCTATATCTCATATTGTAAAATTTGATCTTGAGTGTATGATTGATCTATGATACAATTTAGAACTAACAGACAAATCAGACTAGTTATAAATCTTATGAGTCCATTCTATATATGTGACATTTATCAGATTATTAAATGTTACACGACATTTGACTCTTTTATACGATCTTTAACTCTTCTCTTCAGTGCATGACTATAAATCTGTAAACTGATTCAAAATATGACAAATACAGATTTTTTTTCAGATTGAGAAATACACAGACACACCGGCACCGgcatatatattaagctttctGCATGAGAGTCATATTGTATTATCAAAGGAATTAGTACATGACTACATGAGTATTCGACATTCAGTGTTatatttttgttatattttattGGGTTAGAATGAAGGC
Encoded proteins:
- the LOC103454082 gene encoding uncharacterized protein isoform X2: MSLLVKVVNELYVKLLEPVKSQLIWVTKELINVLAVGVDGLLVCLLRQIIGGDYSDGNLWLCFEMVSIFMTKWDCLLEVEPMILTSGLYTYLRLLADHCRLLSNPKLEALKQLEVDFCIKVFKEKFPLCLKIGRDLVRLLQDLVHLPKFRTIWKDLVLNRGEFKAQGFSGIPQLYNTRTPSEYMLLRITPEMEAHLRFLFTHVKLGNQKRHQAWFSKKFLFEPNRETLIIDIVRFICCAYHPTNEIIQSDVIPRWAIMGWLFKSCTKNYVEANVKLALLYDWLFFKERADNIMDIEPAMLLMVYSIPRYIDVTHTILEFLFLLMDNYDVEHYDILAKGVSSSFSVLVKRGVIRSLDVLTSCDALSPILKERLGRFLSGRKFEISKELQQACRPADFVSLNSSCMETPLPLTEWQPKCSQGDKFGTKSAETKVMISDDAASSHSPLVVAREGQVHDIDNMIHNLGEAIKNSNPMALRTLEELLLLFVSFDGQGPESGFILPDVLSSKIKKLYELSGSKLFSPLKFHPDSPENSDEVGSATSLIIRMFVLSQHQNMQAMLLFWLKNGFPVGARLLLYASRLAYEARMVGFFGDAMVDVNSITPSDSGIRLLLYHVNGYFSFLHGRTENSYETIESISKAEKKLVAMLVDGAFAAYKCFLVYSRTALFKDAENSLPQLLFSDIMTCSVWERKRLKFLFSSVYCHLSDMSIGEEGIIKLLVGQLDHADLVNIQIEIGLKRFSIFGENTETVFCLMKNSLNWGCMEQHKFWGLIRSELAVSTVEVQGLLSKFFWLEKLDANASAIAVEGLLTLCSCCPPTPELVGALMLLPNSVFQDFASAVMAKWAVSNGAMLFESLAEFSEKVESKNGDLVIHDSAGMLNRSAILWLLKYFNGSDTDISGNLSLKTMCKNAMRQV
- the LOC103454082 gene encoding uncharacterized protein isoform X1; translation: MKLIQTSSHEAENPIELSLRQAFELLEPKLRPPFALTIPNPQEYLLLNKAILYGVLCESHVGKTHMKHLHAIVTDGYFWFVSLLVKVVNELYVKLLEPVKSQLIWVTKELINVLAVGVDGLLVCLLRQIIGGDYSDGNLWLCFEMVSIFMTKWDCLLEVEPMILTSGLYTYLRLLADHCRLLSNPKLEALKQLEVDFCIKVFKEKFPLCLKIGRDLVRLLQDLVHLPKFRTIWKDLVLNRGEFKAQGFSGIPQLYNTRTPSEYMLLRITPEMEAHLRFLFTHVKLGNQKRHQAWFSKKFLFEPNRETLIIDIVRFICCAYHPTNEIIQSDVIPRWAIMGWLFKSCTKNYVEANVKLALLYDWLFFKERADNIMDIEPAMLLMVYSIPRYIDVTHTILEFLFLLMDNYDVEHYDILAKGVSSSFSVLVKRGVIRSLDVLTSCDALSPILKERLGRFLSGRKFEISKELQQACRPADFVSLNSSCMETPLPLTEWQPKCSQGDKFGTKSAETKVMISDDAASSHSPLVVAREGQVHDIDNMIHNLGEAIKNSNPMALRTLEELLLLFVSFDGQGPESGFILPDVLSSKIKKLYELSGSKLFSPLKFHPDSPENSDEVGSATSLIIRMFVLSQHQNMQAMLLFWLKNGFPVGARLLLYASRLAYEARMVGFFGDAMVDVNSITPSDSGIRLLLYHVNGYFSFLHGRTENSYETIESISKAEKKLVAMLVDGAFAAYKCFLVYSRTALFKDAENSLPQLLFSDIMTCSVWERKRLKFLFSSVYCHLSDMSIGEEGIIKLLVGQLDHADLVNIQIEIGLKRFSIFGENTETVFCLMKNSLNWGCMEQHKFWGLIRSELAVSTVEVQGLLSKFFWLEKLDANASAIAVEGLLTLCSCCPPTPELVGALMLLPNSVFQDFASAVMAKWAVSNGAMLFESLAEFSEKVESKNGDLVIHDSAGMLNRSAILWLLKYFNGSDTDISGNLSLKTMCKNAMRQV